NNNNNNNNNNNNNNNNNNNNNNNNNNNNNNNNNNNNACGTCCAGCAACACTCCGCGTGACACCACGCCGTCGAACCACACGTCCAGGGCGCCCCAGCTGGCGCCGGCGTGGCCGACGTGGTCGCTGAAACGGCGCCCGTTGTACAGCTGGCCCTGGTACTCGACATGACACAGGGCATCCATATGGGTCATGGTGTGGCCGTGATAGATCATGCCAAAATAATCCACCGCCGCCTGCGAGGCGCCGCGCCGAATCGGATACAGCATGTGGTAGTCCAGCGCAGGCTGGGGAGGGATGTCGCGCGACAGCGAAACCACCCGGCCGCGGCGGGCCAGGGCTACCGCAGCGGCCCGTTTTTCCGGGCTGATCAGGTTCAGGGTTCCGCGCTGGTCGTCAGCCCCCCAGCGGCCCCAATTATTGAGGCGCTCGAAATAGCCCTCGACCTCGGCCTGTGACGGCGGCGTCCAGTCAGCCATGCCCTTCCCCCCCAGGCTCGCCCGTTGACCCGGACACGCCGTACAGCTCGGCCGCGTTGTGCCACACCATCTGTTCCCGGTCGTGGGCCGGGATGGGCGCAAACGTCTGAGCCATAAACTCACGGCTGTTCGGCCAGGTCGAGGTGGCGAGCGGAAAATTCGTGGTCCACAGGATATTCCCGGCGCCCAGAAAGCGGTGGGTGTGGAGCAGGCTGTGGCGGTCGTACCAGCCGGTGAAATAGCACTGGCGCTTGAACAGCTCGGTCGGCGTCAGCTCATAGCCCTGCAAGTCCAGGCGAAACTGCTCAGAATGATAGTCGGCCGCCTCCAGGGCAAACACGCCCCAGCCCAGGGCGCTCTCGGCAAACACGACGCGCAGGCGCGGAAAGCGCGCCAAAATCCGCGACACCAGCAGGTTGCCCAGGACTGTGGCGGAGCTGAACGGACGCGACAGGGCCTGGAAGGCGCCGCTCAGCGCGGACGAAAACGCCGGGTCGGGCGGAAACTGAATATCCGGCGAGGCGCCGGCGTGGAAACACAGCGGCACGCCCAGCGCCTGGCAGGTCGCCCAGACCGGATCGTACTCGGCCTCGTTGACATGCGGCAGCTCGCGCAGGTGCATGGGAATGGCCGGATACACCACCCCGCGGTGTCCCTTGGCCACCGCGCGTTCGATCTCGGCAACCGTTGTCTCAACCGGATACAGGGGTACCAGACACTGGGGGATAAAGCGCGGGCTGGCGGCCGCCCACTCCTCGATCAGCCAGTCGTTGTAGGCCCGGACACAGGCCAGCTCGAGGGCCGGATCGGTCAGCCGACCAAAAGTCTCTCCGGCCAGACCGGCCAGGCCGGGATACAGCACCGCAGCGTCCACGCCGTCGGCGTCCATGGCTTTCAGCCGCTCGGCCGGACTATGGGCGAGCGGGGAGACATCCTCCCAACGCTGCGGCAACTGATTGCGATCAGCCAGGGTGGCGCCCGCAGCGGCAACCCCGTCCAGAGCTACCGGCCGGCCATCAACCAGCCAGCGCTGGCTGCCATCGGCCTGCTCGACCAGGTGCGGAACCCGTTCCCGCCAACTTTTGGGGAGACGCTGGGTCCACACCTGGGGGTGTTCGACCACGTGCTCGTCGCTGCTGATAAAACCGAATCGGCGTTCCACCCGCCCCTCCCGGCCTAGGCCAGCTTGTAGAGGTTTTGCGCGTTGGCGTACAGCAGCCGCTCGCGCTCGTCGGCCGGCACATCGACCAGGGTGCGCTCAACCGTCGCCCACGAGTCGGGATAGGTCGAGGTGTTGTGCGGATAGTCCGACTGCCACATGATGTTGTCGATGCCGATCATGTGACGCGACGCCAACCCGACCTTCTCAAACCAGAAACACACGTACATCTGACGCCGGAACTGCTCGCTGGGTCGGGTCACCACCCCCTCGGTCCACAGCCGGCGGCGTTCCCACTCGTGGTCGCAGGCCTCCAGGGCATAGTTGATCCAGCCCAGGCCCGTCTCGGCGCATACCCACTTGAGACGCGGATAGCGCTCCAGATTGCCGGAGAAGATCAGGTTGGGCAGAAACTGACACACCGCCGACAGCCCGCCGGGAATAAAACTGACCGTGATCTGAGCCCGGTTATAGGCTTTCCAACTCGGCGGACGCAGCACAATCCCGGCGTTGGCGTGCCAGTGAATCGGCACCTCGAGTTCCTGACACACGTCCCACAACGGGTTCCAGTACGGGTCGTTGATCCGGGGTACTGACCCGGCCGCCGAGCCCGTTCGTCCCGGCCCTGCAGCACGAGGTTGGGCTCGGCCACCATCAGAATCCCCTTATGCCCCTTTTTGACCGCGCGCTCGACCTCGGCCACCGCCACGCTGATATCGCTCAGGTAGGGGATCAGGGCCAGCGGAATATAGCGCGGGCTGACCTCGCTCCACTCGGTCAGCCCGTCGTTATAGGCCCGAATACAGGCCAGCTCAAACTCGGCGTCACCCTGCAGAAAGGTCGCGTTCTGGACCGGTGGGTTGGGAAACAAGACCTCGCCATCCACCCCGTCCTCGTCCAGGACCTTGAGCCGTTCGACCGGATCGTAGACCTTGAGCGGCACCTCTTCCCAGCGCTGCGGGTGATAGGTCCGCCGGGGATCGTCCATCACCGCCGGACAGTTACACACCCCCCGGGTATCGACGACCTTGCCGTTGATCGACCAGCGCTCAACGGCGTGCTCGACCGGCTCGGCCATCAGCGCGGGATCGCGCGTTTCAATAATATGCGGAATGCGATCCCCCCACCTGGCCGTGGACATCCGGTCCAGGAACGTATTCTTATCCAACTGGCCGTGGGAATCCGCGCTGATTAAGCCGTGACTGATATTCATGGGCGGAACCCTCTCCCTAGCCCTCTCCCTGTAGGGAGAGGGAACTACTTTTCCATGCCGGCGATAGCGTCCTGGGTACTCCCGCCATAGCTCTCGGCCGCGTCCTGGTCGAACGTCAGCACCATCAGGCTTGCCCCGTCCGGCCCGCAGACAAGCGGCTGCGCGTCTTCACCCGCCTCTACGAAACGCAGGCCCTTGGCTTCGAGCGACTTGCCGCCGACCGAGGCCGAGCCGGACAGCACGACCTCGTAGCGTCCATAGGCCGGTGCGCCGGGCGCAAAGGCCATATGCGGCGGGCACGCGATGATCCGGGCCGAGGGCCCGCGGCTGTCGGGAATCAAGACCTTTTGGCGTGCGTCGGGATGGCCGGGCAGCGGCTCCCAGTCCACCTCGTGGGCGTTGCACGAGAATTCCCGGCCACGCGTGTTGGCCTGGTAGCGGCGCTTCCTGTTCCGCATCATGACCACCCCGCCGGGCTTGGTGTGCAGGACCAGCATGTCGTGCCGACTGACCTTGAACGGGCCGTAGGGCACGTTGTGCTCGGTGTAGTGGACAGCCGGAGCGTCCAGCCGAAAGGTCGGAAACTCCATCGAGCCTTCGAGCAGGAGCTGAAACTGGGCGGCCAGATGAAAGTGCGGCTCCACCTCATAGCCCTCGGAAATCTGGGCCCGGACAGCCTCTGGTCCGCCGTCTTCGCCCCTCAGGTACATTTGCAGCCGGGTCTCCCCGTCGCCATCCAGCGCCAGCGTCTTCCACGCCACCTCGGACGGCTCAACAGCAAAGCGATGTGTATCCATGCTCCCTCCTTGTTGGACAGCCTGCCGAGCGTACTCAGCCTACGCATGGCTTACTGTATCGGACGGCTGATCGTCAAGACGCCGGCCACAGCGTTGAAAGCCGGACCTGAATCTGTCACAAGGGGTGGGAGCGAGGAGGGCGCTGTCATGCAGACAATCGGCGGTTTATGGCACCTGATACGGGGCAGCTACGGCAAGCTGGCGCTGGCTATTGGCTGCGGCCTGCTGTTTGCCGGGACCGGACTCATTCCGCCCCTGCTCATCCGGCAGATCATTCAGTGGATCACGGATGGGGGCGGCACACTCGAAGCCCTGATCCTCATCACCGTACTGCTGCTGGTGGTGTATGTCGGCCGCGGCCTGGCCCGCTACGGCTATGGGCGCTTTTCACACGAAGTGTCGTTTGACGTGCTGCACAGCCTGATGGTCCGGGTGTATACCCACCTCCAGGGTCTGCCCCACCGCTTTTTCAACAACCAGCGGACGGGCTCGCTGATCGCCCGCTCGATCAACGATATCGAATCCATCGAAGACTTCATCGCCCACGGCATTCCAGAACTGACCATCGCCTGCGTCCTGCCCACGGCCATGATCAGCGTGCTGTTTTATCTGAACTGGCAGCTGGCCCTGATTGCCCTGGTGCCGCTGCCGCTGGCCAGCTGGCTGGTCTTCCGTTCGGTCTCAAGAGTCCGCAAAGAGTGGCGACCGGTCCGCACCCGGCTCGAAGAACTCACCGCCCAGGTGCAGGACAACCTGTCCGGGGTCAGCGTGATCAAGTCCTTCGTGCAGGAAGGTCGCCAGGCGGCCGCCATCGAGACGCGCAGTCGCCGGCTGCACGACGACATGCTGCGCGCCAGCAGCCTGTCGTTCGTACCGGTCGGGGTGATCGAGGTCACCAGCGGTGTGGGAGTCGTTCTGGTTGCCCTGGCCGGCGGCGGGATGGCCCTGGCCGGCACGGTCAGCGCGGCCGACCTGTTCGTGTTCATTGTCTACCTGACCCAGATCTACCAGCCCTTTCTGCAGCTGGCCAATACCAACGACACCCTGCAAAAGGCTGCCGTCAGCTCGGAGCGCGTGTTTGAGCTGCTCGACATCCAGCCCGATATTGTCAGTCCCCCNNNNNNNNNNNNNNNNNNNNNNNNNNNNNNNNNNNNNNNNNNNNNNNNNNNN
This genomic window from Desulfurellaceae bacterium contains:
- a CDS encoding amidohydrolase, giving the protein MERRFGFISSDEHVVEHPQVWTQRLPKSWRERVPHLVEQADGSQRWLVDGRPVALDGVAAAGATLADRNQLPQRWEDVSPLAHSPAERLKAMDADGVDAAVLYPGLAGLAGETFGRLTDPALELACVRAYNDWLIEEWAAASPRFIPQCLVPLYPVETTVAEIERAVAKGHRGVVYPAIPMHLRELPHVNEAEYDPVWATCQALGVPLCFHAGASPDIQFPPDPAFSSALSGAFQALSRPFSSATVLGNLLVSRILARFPRLRVVFAESALGWGVFALEAADYHSEQFRLDLQGYELTPTELFKRQCYFTGWYDRHSLLHTHRFLGAGNILWTTNFPLATSTWPNSREFMAQTFAPIPAHDREQMVWHNAAELYGVSGSTGEPGGEGHG
- a CDS encoding amidohydrolase family protein, giving the protein MNDPYWNPLWDVCQELEVPIHWHANAGIVLRPPSWKAYNRAQITVSFIPGGLSAVCQFLPNLIFSGNLERYPRLKWVCAETGLGWINYALEACDHEWERRRLWTEGVVTRPSEQFRRQMYVCFWFEKVGLASRHMIGIDNIMWQSDYPHNTSTYPDSWATVERTLVDVPADERERLLYANAQNLYKLA